From Penicillium digitatum chromosome 5, complete sequence, one genomic window encodes:
- a CDS encoding Casein kinase 2 beta' regulatory subunit Ckb2, putative: MEDFNSETDSDYTSYWRDWFVSSRGNEYFCEIDEDYLTDRFNLTGLNTEVSYYQYALDLVTDVFDLDADDDLREQIEKSARHLYGLVHARYIVTTRGLAKMLEKYKKSDFGKCPRVMCDGHALLPVGESDLPNISTVKLYCPKCEDIYNPKSSRHSSIDGAYFGTSFHSILFQVYPALNPEKSCRRYEPRIFGFKVHAAAALARYQDNQREDLKWRLAEVDINHRFIEDSESDDDAFEYDEDYAETHPGPAKNNKLLADTTSARMTTAK; the protein is encoded by the exons ATGGAGGACTTTAATAGTGAAACCGATAGTGACTACACCAGCTATTGGCGAGACTGG TTTGTTTCATCCCGCGGCAACGAATACTTCTgcgaaatcgacgaagacTACCTGACTGACCGGTTTAACCTTACCGGTTTGAACACCGAGGTTTCGTACTACCAATACGCCCTTGATCTTGTGACCGACGTTTTCGATCTTGATGCGGACGACGATCTGCGTGAGCAAATCGAAAAGTCTGCCCGTCACCTCTATGGCTTGGTTCATGCCCGGTACATCGTTACCACTCGTGGTCTTGCCAAGATG CTCGAAAAATACAAGAAGAGCGACTTCGGAAAGTGCCCGCGTGTGATGTGCGATGGGCATGCGTTGCTTCCCGTGGGCGAGTCTGATCTTCCGAACATCAGCACCGTCAAGCTGTACTGTCCCAAGTGCGAGGACATCTACAATCCCAAATCGTCCCGTCACTCGTCTATCGATGGTGCTTACTTCGGTACCTCATTCCATTCTATCCTTTTCCAGGTGTATCCCGCTCTCAACCCCGAGAAGAGCTGTCGTCGCTATGAACCCCGAATCTTCGGTTTCAAAGTGCACGCCGCAGCTGCACTTGCTCGTTACCAGGACAACCAACGTGAGGATCTGAAGTGGCGTCTCGCCGAGGTCGACATCAACCACCGATTCATCGAGGACAGTGAAAGTGATGACGACGCGTTTGAGTATGACGAGGATTATGCCGAAACTCACCCGGGGCCAGCCAAAAATAATAAGCTCCTCGCCGACACAACTTCCGCTCGCATGACCACTGCCAAGTAA
- a CDS encoding Protein kinase-like domain → MANNSPTDYKKLFLQAEERRKQEEERRKQAEEREKQAEERRKQEEEGRKQEEEGRKQAEEREKQAEERRKQEEEGRKQAEEREKQAEERRKQEEEGRKQAEEREKQAEERRKQEEEGRKQEEERRKQEEEGRKQAEERNRQTTFAELLHLCHSLLSRPLRFETPSRSTTGTIPLPIGKYCPTRLALWTDCSSRQQKIYSSVCNYLQPTEEAPARLFTPLIALEDCARRFGLRPISSEQGLENYERIAVEDHVRDIIAELCKIDAARDEFGLGDGIWFDNHTKFINPKGGSEANANQPSRIRNPRPDQFCINRVNGNTNTLLTTGNGSMEMHERLVCSAIVQEYHVMIQEGLEYSYVTNGVARILLRVPYDDPSTVYYFFCDPNSEQSLQEPKTSIARVLCLCLMAFHSPVRGQEWRNTVQSRLHLWTTSFDHALSQTPKEVLQQISPQSDSTDPEYVSPESSSDYQPSSPLQESPTAGRRVRTRSQASCAPSDVRHRTQSPDSSGSDSNQATGRKRGFSQIRSSPSAQRAARQIEAAKDKGGHSKRHDAQFCTQRCLLGLQTGGILDDSCPNMKLHRRGQDVMKHSITAEDLVGLLKAQLDENIDRCTPLGNCGAYGAPFKLICDKYGYVVVGKGTTSGLWKEVSREAQVYQVLRKAQASAVPVFLGTIDLKKIYFLHGAGEIRHMLVMGWGGESTATMELTPGLLKNINKSNKEIEALGIFHEDLRPDNILWNEELRRALIIDFHRSTLKCRPAPKRSRAKTRFWRTESGDVKR, encoded by the exons ATGGCCAATAACAGCCCCACCGATTATAAGAAACTCTTTTtgcaggctgaagagagacggaagcaggaagaagagagacggaagcaggctgaagagcgagagaagcaggctgaagagagacggaagcaggaagaagagggacggaagcaggaagaagagggacggaagcaggctgaagagcgagagaagcaggctgaagagagacggaagcaggaagaagagggacggaagcaggctgaagagcgagagaagcaggctgaagagagacggaagcaggaagaagagggacggaagcaggctgaagagcgagagaagcaggctgaagagagacggaagcaggaagaagagggacggaagcaggaagaagagagacggaagcaggaagaagagggacggaagcaggctgaagagcgtAATCGACAAACGACATTTGCAGAACTCCTACACCTCTGCCATAGCTTACTTTCCCGACCATTGAGATTCGAAACACCATCTCGCTCGACTACAGGGACCATACCTCTTCCCATCGGAAAATACTGTCCGacacgactagcactatgGACCGATTGTTCATCTCGACAGCAAAAGATATATAGCTCTGTGTGTAACTACCTCCAGCCAACCGAGGAAGCCCCAGCACGATTGTTTACCCCCTTGATTGCGCTTGAGGATTGTGCTAGACGATTCGGTCTCCGCCCAATTAGTAGTGAGCAAGGTCTCGAGAACTACGAGCGAATCGCCGTGGAAGATCACGTCCGTGATATCATTGCAGAGCTATGCAAAATCGACGCTGCCCGAGACGAGTTCGGACTTGGAGACGGAATTTGGTTCGACAATCACACCAAATTTATCAATCCAAAAGGCGGTAGCGAAGCAAATGCAAACCAACCATCAAGAATACGCAACCCCCGACCTGATCAGTTTTGTATCAACCGAGTCAACGGCAACACTAACACTCTCCTCACTACG GGAAATGGATCTATGGAAATGCATG AGCGGCTCGTCTGCTCCGCTATTGTCCAGGAATACCatgtgatgatccaggaggGACTCGAGTACTCTTATGTAACGAATGGGGTCGCTCGTATCCTTCTCCGCGTTCCATACGACGATCCTAGCACAGTGTACTACTTTTTCTGTGATCCTAACAGCGAACAGAGTCTCCAAGAGCCGAAGACCTCCATCGCTAGGGTTCTGTGTCTGTGTTTGATGGCGTTCCATTCCCCTGTTCGTGGCCAGGAATGGAGAAATACTGTACAGTCGCGGCTCCATTTGTGGACAACGAGCTTCGACCACGCTCTTTCTCAGACTCCCAAGGAAGTCTTGCAGCAAATCTCTCCGCAATCCGACAGTACCGACCCAGAGTATGTGAGTCCAGAATCGAGTTCGGACTACCAACCATCGTCGCCTCTACAGGAATCTCCGACAGCGGGTCGCCGTGTGCGCACGAGGTCTCAAGCCAGCTGTGCGCCCTCGGATGTGCGCCACCGGACGCAGTCGCCAGACTCGTCAGGCTCCGACTCGAATCAAGCGACGGGACGCAAACGAGGCTTCAGCCAGATCAGATCTTCCCCTTCTGCGCAACGAGCAGCTCGTCAAATCGAGGCCGCGAAAGACAAAGGCGGCCATTCCAAACGCCATGATGCGCAATTTTGCACCCAACGATGCTTACTCGGGTTGCAGACTGGAGGTATCCTAGACGACAGTTGCCCAAACATGAAGCTCCATCGTCGGGGCCAAGATGTCATGAAACATTCCATCACCGCGGAGGATTTAGTGGGGTTGCTCAAAGCACAACTGGATGAAAACATTGATCGATGTACGCCCCTTGGAAATTGCGGGGCATACGGCGCGCCATTTAAACTCATTTGTGATAAATATGGCTATGTTGTCGTTGGGAAAGGGACCACGTCGGGTCTTTGGAAAGAAGTCTCCCGCGAGGCGCAGGTATATCAAGTCCTGCGGAAGGCTCAAGCATCCGCTGTGCCTGTTTTCCTCGGTACAATCGACTTGAAAAAAATTTATTTTCTTCATGGGGCTGGAGAGATTCGTCACATGCTCGTTATGGGCTGGGGGGGCGAAAGCACAGCAACGATGGAGCTGACGCCGGGGCTTCTCAAAAATATTAACAAATCGAATAAGGAAATCGAAGCTTTAGGAATCTTCCACGAAGATCTTCGGCCCGACAATATCCTTTGGAATGAAGAGCTCAGGCGGGCATTGATTATCGACTTTCATCGCTCTACATTGAAATGTCGGCCAGCTCCAAAGCGATCACGAGCAAAGACACGATTTTGGCGAACAGAGTCAGGCGATGTAAAGCGTTGA
- a CDS encoding 1, 4-beta cellobiohydrolase, whose protein sequence is MRCLIPFIPLLASSTAAAVISSAATAPITTAASGNPFSGHQFYVNPYYASKVSASAMPSMTGAAKAAASAAAEVPSFYWLDTADKVPKMGELLADIRAQNKAGASPPIAGQFVVYDLPDRDCAALASNGEFSIANGGVANYKAYIDAIREVLVEYSDVQTILVVEPDSLANLVTNMAVPKCAGAHNAYLECTDYAVTQLNLANVAMYLDAGHAGWLGWPANLSPAATLYANVYNAAKKPASLRGLVTNVSNYNGWSLTTCPSYTSGNANCDEKKYINALAPLLKSAGWDAHFITDTGRNGVQPTSQNAWGDWCNVKGTGFGVRPTTDTGDALADAFVWVKPGGESDGTSDSSATRYDAHCRYSDALQPAPEAGAWFQAYFAQLVENANPSL, encoded by the exons ATGCGATGCCTCATTCCATTTATACCTCTACTGGCTTCCTCCACTGCAGCAGCTGTAATCTCAAGTGCTGCTACCGCACCTATCACCACTGCGGCTTCGGGAAATCCCTTCTCTGGACACCAGTTTTATGTCAATCCATATTATGCATCTAAAGTCTCAGCATCGGCAATGCCATCCATGACGGGTGCTGCTAAAGCCGCCGCAAGTGCAGCTGCTGAAGTTCCGTCCTTTTATTGGCT GGATACTGCAGACAAGGTGCCAAAGATGGGCGAGCTGTTGGCCGACATCAGGGCTCAAAACAAAGCCGGTGCTAGCCCACCGATCGCGGGCCAATTCGTTGTGTACGATCTACCTGATCGTGACTGCGCGGCGTTGGCCAGCAATGGAGAGTTCTCTATCGCCAACGGCGGTGTTGCAAATTACAAAGCCTACATTGACGCCATTCGTGAGGTGCTGGTTGAATACTCTGATGTTCAGACTATTCTTGTCGTTG AACCTGACAGTCTGGCCAATTTGGTTACCAACATGGCTGTTCCAAAGTGTGCAGGCGCACATAACGCTTACTTGGAGTGCACTGACTATGCTGTCACTCAGCTGAACCTGGCCAATGTTGCTATGTATCTAGATGCTG GACACGCCGGATGGCTTGGCTGGCCTGCAAATCTGAGCCCAGCAGCTACACTTTACGCAAATGTCTACAACGCTGCTAAAAAACCCGCGTCTCTGCGCGGACTTGTCACCAACGTTTCCAACTACAACGGCTGGTCTCTCACTACCTGTCCATCGTACACGTCAGGAAATGCCAACTGCGATGAAAAGAAATACATAAACGCCCTTGCTCCCCTCCTTAAGAGTGCTGGCTGGGATGCCCACTTCATCACGGACACCG GGCGCAATGGAGTCCAGCCCACTTCCCAAAATGCCTGGGGCGATTGGTGCAATGTCAAGGGAACTGGTTTCGGTGTTCGACCAACCACCGATACCGGTGATGCCTTGGCCGATGCCTTTGTCTGGGTGAAGCCGGGCGGTGAGAGTGATGGTACTTCGGATTCCAGTGCGACTCGCTATGATGCCCACTGTAGATATAGCGATGCTCTCCAGCCTGCACCTGAGGCTGGCGCATGGTTCCAG GCATACTTTGCACAGCTTGTGGAGAACGCCAATCCATCGCTTTGA
- a CDS encoding Serine/threonine-protein kinase HT1, putative encodes MASPFLDLSGESIPLEQVLGSGSSAVVVLRAGLAVKTPLRYCWSSDVEVEMNIEVIQREQDVYRRFQSSNPQCGGIVNCVGFSKEATQLAYMANGDLRTYLETNQPPQQLQLSWFREMARTLEYIHDQRVLVADIASRNFLLDSDLTVKFCDFSEASLLPLDVDMDTFDDNGYTTRIDIGFLGAVIYEVVTGKRCEIDLFKDNLPTDGRATWPRREFLPSTKNVWLGSIIEDCWVDGGFRNAHSLLRALDSTALHSPAPEPLNEKPTSTEGYCFIQKVVDEWPIVTLAIILGSLSTLALYNNRKKAVSWALSQIYF; translated from the coding sequence ATGGCCTCTCCCTTTTTAGATCTCTCCGGTGAATCTATTCCTCTGGAGCAAGTCCTTGGATCTGGATCTTCAGCGGTTGTAGTGTTACGTGCCGGCCTGGCTGTCAAGACGCCTCTGAGATATTGTTGGAGCTCGGATGTAGAGGTTGAGATGAACATTGAAGTCATCCAACGTGAACAAGATGTCTATCGTCGTTTTCAATCATCAAATCCCCAATGTGGTGGTATCGTCAATTGCGTTGGTTTCTCAAAAGAAGCTACCCAACTTGCTTACATGGCTAATGGAGACCTTCGCACCTACTTGGAAACCAACCAGCCCCCTCAACAGCTCCAACTCTCTTGGTTTCGTGAAATGGCTCGCACGCTCGAGTATATCCACGATCAACGTGTGCTTGTGGCAGACATTGCCAGTCGAAACTTCCTTCTCGATTCAGATTTGACAGTCAAATTCTGCGATTTTTCCGAAGCATCTCTTCTACCGTTAGATGTCGACATGGATACTTTCGATGATAATGGATACACGACTCGAATAGACATCGGCTTTCTTGGTGCAGTTATCTACGAAGTTGTGACTGGCAAGAGATGCGAAATCGATCTCTTCAAAGACAACCTTCCAACTGATGGTCGAGCCACCTGGCCGCGAAGAGAGTTCCTTCCCAGCACTAAAAATGTCTGGCTTGGCTCAATTATTGAAGACTGCTGGGTCGACGGAGGATTTCGAAACGCTCATAGCCTGTTACGAGCACTGGATTCAACTGCCTTACATTCGCCAGCCCCAGAGCCTCTAAACGAAAAACCCACGTCAACGGAAGGATATTGTTTCATTCAAAAGGTAGTCGATGAGTGGCCAATAGTGACGCTGGCCATCATCCTCGGTTCCTTGAGCACGCTCGCCCTGTATAATAACAGAAAAAAAGCCGTGAGCTGGGCTCTATCCCAAATTTATTTTTAG
- a CDS encoding Kynurenine formamidase: protein MSDHSSAQTLSYGSVHNLQSIAVTTLAPCNDGYWVIYIHGGAWRDPAVTSTSFNATESLLREKNLPIAGFASISYRLSAHPNYPQDPLNTDPKDFQDAKHPDHITDVEAALVLLQNTYGFGSRYILVGHSCGATLAFQAVMGAVSGHREQALASPQSLTLTAQPTAIVGVAGIYDLRQLRDTYADVSAYQEFTEGAFGANETLWDEVSPAQVIGSRGVEGGWKSGRLAILAHSQDDGLVDASQVEVMKEALKNWEKKGAHVSMQESSNCDRRLRFLPINGVHNEAWEKGEQMARAVTFAFEQLQEMGLAA, encoded by the exons ATGTCGGATCACTCAAGTGCGCAGACTTTATCCTATGGCTCAGTTCATAATCTGCAAAGCATCGCCGTTACAACTTTAGCTCCGTGCAACGATGGCTACTGGGTGAT TTACATCCATGGTGGTGCTTGGCGTGATCCAGCAGTTACCTCGACATCCTTCAATGCCACTGAATCCTTGCTTCGCGAGAAAAACCTACCTATTGCCGGATTTGCGTCGATCTCATACCGTCTCAGCGCGCACCCAAATTACCCACAAGACCCATTAAACACCGACCCGAAGGACTTCCAAGATGCGAAACACCCTGATCACATCACTGACGTAGAGGCAGCACTCGTGCTCCTCCAGAATACATACGGGTTCGGCTCGCGATACATCCTGGTTGGCCATAGCTGCGGCGCAACGCTCGCCTTCCAAGCTGTGATGGGCGCAGTCTCAGGTCATCGTGAACAGGCGCTCGCCAGTCCCCAGTCACTTACATTGACAGCGCAACCCACTGCCATTGTCGGTGTCGCGGGTATTTACGATCTGCGACAGCTGCGGGATACGTATGCTGACGTATCGGCTTACCAAGAGTTTACCGAGGGTGCTTTTGGAGCGAATGAGACGCTTTGGGATGAAGTATCGCCGGCTCAGGTTATTGGCTCTCGTGGAGTGGAAGGCGGGTGGAAGTCTGGAAGATTGGCTATCCTAGCGCATTCTCAGGACGATGGATTGGTGGATGCGTCCCAGGTAGAGGTAATGAAGGAGGCTTTGAAGAACTGGGAAAAGAAAGGGGCACATGTATCCATGCAAGAGAGTTCGAACTGTGATAGACGGCTCCGCTTCTTGCCGATCAACGGTGTTCATAACGAGGCATGGGAGAAGGGTGAGCAAATGGCTCGCGCGGTGACGTTTGCATTCGAACAATTGCAAGAAATGGGGCTCGCCGCATAG
- a CDS encoding ATP-dependent DNA helicase pif1, which produces MSYAGSDYSASSVHYLFYSSNASANVNTRSLFAIPAHCPIPKFKTTGDAYDTRVSDIPLSPDWNTRNTSAAPYATLLQLMWRSPSAVPSKILGTWSWNVRLFSTNDTDAVHFRKHIMQLNQALTFTSVSATRDSRLSRSEAVLTYSIEGTNRHFSGPLRGESPSYAGLYMIDPNTADDIRSNMNPNLQTAGRRVMSKISRWVEANNDFVPLFRRARIALEESRLPQLRLNAQLRLIPNPQGGRQYDLPVSTHEIGAFLPESNRLRYIDAEWSRESGRDICLYLHERPDSRIDADFPRISDLVHEVDEVLGIDGRPQYLALIHQSHPLYLPLHYVLFWPEGGVGHHRALRLRNTTQSGARRVRDKITPQMWARFLLYTRSNSFNIVHRGGALFQQFLVDLYLMVEKGRLEFYSAPRNQKKFRAEQYTKIIQYRRNAMEQGIPAKDLGRPT; this is translated from the exons ATGTCGTACGCAGGATCAGACTACTCTGCCAGCTCTGTTCACTATCTCTTCTACTCCTCGA ACGCCTCTGCCAATGTTAATACACGCtccctcttcgccattcCGGCCCATTGTCCCATCCCCAAGTTCAAGACCACCGGCGACGCCTATGACACCCGGGTGTCAGACATTCCCCTCTCCCCGGACTGGAACACCCGGAACACCAGTGCCGCCCCCTACGCTACGTTGTTGCAACTCATGTGGCGTTCGCCTTCCGCTGTCCCTTCAAAG ATATTGGGGACTTGGTCGTGGAATGTT CGCCTGTTCAGTACAAATGACACTGATGCTGTTCATTTTCGGAAGCACATTATGCAGCTGAACCAAGCATTGACCTTCACTTCGGTTTCTGCAACCCGTGATAGCCGTCTTAGTAGAAGTGAGGCCGTTTTGACGTATTCCATTGAGGGCACGAATCGTCATTTCTCGGGACCTTTACGTG GTGAGAGCCCGTCATACGCTGGACTGTATATGATTGATCCTAATACCGCGGATGATATTCGCTCGAACATGAATCCAAACCTCCAGACCGCAGGGCGCCGTGTTATGTCAAAGATTAGCCGCTGGGTCGAGGCGAATAACGACTTTGTGCCTCTTTTTCGACGTGCACGGATAGCCTTAGAGGAGTCTCGCTTGCCCCAGTTACGTTTGAATGCCCAGCTACGACTTATACCAAATCCACAGGGTGGGCGCCAGTATGATCTACCGGTATCTACCCATGAAATTGGTGCTTTCCTTCCTGAATCAAATCGCCTTCGATACATTGACGCTGAATGGAGTCGCGAAAGTGGCCGTGATATATGTCTATATCTCCACGAACGACCAGATAGTCGCATAGATGCAGACTTCCCTAGGATTTCTGACTTGGTGCACGAAGTCGACGAAGTGTTAGGAATAGATGGACGGCCTCAATACCTTGCTTTGATTCACCAATCCCACCCTTTATACCTTCCCCTTCACTATGTGCTTTTTTGGCCAGAGGGTGGTGTAGGACATCACCGTGCGCTACGTCTTCGGAATACAACACAGTCTGGTGCGAGAAGAGTCCGTGATAAAATCACTCCGCAGATGTGGGCAAGGTTCCTACTCTATACCCGGTCAAATTCTTTCAATATCGTTCATCGAGGTGGGGCTCTCTTCCAGCAGTTCTTGGTTGACCTTTACCTTATGGTAGAGAAGGGACGTTTGGAGTTCTATTCTGCCCCGAGGAACCAGAAGAAGTTCCGTGCTGAACAATACACAAA GATTATCCAGTACCGCCGCAATGCTATGGAGCAAGGCATTCCAGCGAAGGACCTTGGGCGCCCA ACCTGA
- a CDS encoding casein kinase II beta 2 subunit — translation MAPSAGHLLLPKIWRAARFAYTKASKALRSKLPEPTESHSVRYELAYARINPRQPISRAAAIRQARSRHFSTRAAGAFASAIRSGLGAETTTRATSRIVSKISQLSSRAPFASTLRPNLTGGTLGRTAGGYAAGAGRFGGARYFSHGPAAPAQVIQNVSQGVRAFFLSGQKVRFDGINPHTGEKRYKTVSKLQDQADRKMNSHLHSAPGSYVEFQVSPTITALSAAGGVGNQDRSALCNSLNSEGLMDLLSADFARALKDFSAVMNDLKRLSSLGDLPISLHDRSTIRVRFPGCDAETVEELCCEVGIQRGRVVQDEDFDICNGADLALLFPFAPSVATSSDTHYYFETPPNSQAQYPADLDWQGMMTPESCTTLSPGGSRDSGNAISFDDSELFGANPWRSSTKSYSSINISELGDQPFFPEISSSGQHENKSAHEDA, via the exons ATGGCGCCTTCAGCAGGCCACCTGCTGCTTCCTAAAATATGGAGGGCAGCAAG GTTCGCCTACACTAAGGCCTCAAAGGCTTTACGTTCCAAATTGCCAGAGCCCACAGAGTCTCACTCGGTGCGGTACGAACTTGCCTATGCCCGAATTAACCCTCGTCAGCCAATCAGCCGTGCCGCTGCTATCCGTCAAGCCCGCAGTCGCCACTTCTCGACCCGTGCAGCCGGCGCCTTCGCCTCTGCGATTCGATCCGGACTAGGAGCTGAGACCACCACACGTGCTACATCTCGCATTGTGTCTAAAATCAGTCAACTCAGTAGCCGTGCACCTTTCGCGTCTACTCTTCGTCCCAATCTGACCGGTGGCACCCTTGGCCGGACTGCTGGTGGATACGCTGCTGGAGCTGGCCGTTTTGGTGGAGCTAGATACTTTTCTCATGGGCCTGCAGCACCAGCACAAGTCATTCAGAATGTGTCGCAGGGCGTCCGcgctttcttcttgtctggGCAGAAAGTTCGCTTCGACGGCATCAATCCCCACACAGGAGAGAAGCGGTACAAGACAGTCAGCAAGCTGCAAGACCAAGCAGATCGAAAGATGAATTCACACCTGCACAGCGCGCCCGGTTCGTATGTTGAATTCCAGGTTTCCCCGACCATCACCGCACTCAGTGCTGCTGGTGGTGTCGGCAACCAGGACCGCTCCGCTTTGTGTAACTCTCTGAACTCTGAGGGTCTTATGGATCTGCTTTCTGCCGATTTTGCCCGTGCTTTGAAGGATTTCTCTGCCGTGATGAACGATCTCAAGCGTCTTTCATCACTTGGTGATCTTCCGATCTCCCTTCACGACCGATCAACCATACGGGTGCGCTTCCCGGGCTGTGATGCGGAAACCGTAGAGGAACTGTGTTGCGAGGTCGGGATTCAGCGAGGCCGAGTCGTGCAGGATGAAGACTTTGATATTTGCAATGGTGCTGATTTGGCTCTCTTGTTCCCTTTTGCACCGAGCGTTGCCACTTCTTCCGACACTCATTATTACTTTGAAACCCCCCCAAACTCGCAAGCACAGTATCCAGCGGATCTTGACTGGCAAGGTATGATGACACCAGAAAGCTGCACAACGTTGTCGCCGGGCGGCAGTCGTGATTCGGGCAATGCCATCAGTTTCGATGACAGTGAGCTGTTTGGTGCAAATCCTTGGAGATCTTCCACCAAAAGCTACTCTAGTATCAACATTAGTGAACTTGGAGATCAGCCTTTCTTCCCGGAAATCTCCAGCTCTGGTCAACACGAGAACAAATCTGCACATGAAG ACGCTTAG
- a CDS encoding Glycerol dehydrogenase Gcy1, putative, whose amino-acid sequence MSNQHTQKTYTLNTGAKIPAIGLGTWQSKPNEVRVAVKDALLAGYRHIDTALAYGNEAEVGAGIKDSGVPREEIWITTKLDNPWHKRVAEGIDSSLKDLGTDYVDLYLVHWPSSTDPNDLSKHLPDWDFIKTWQEVQKLPATGKVRNIGVSNFGIKNLERLLNDPSCKIVPAVNQIELHPNNPSPKLVAYNTSKGIHSTGYSCLGSTNSPLYKDPTLLKIAEQKGKTPQQVLLVWGIQKGWSVIPKSVSKSRIEANFDINGWELTADEVNQLDNLKDRFKVCGDAWLPIKVFFGDDE is encoded by the exons ATGTCGAACCAACACACTCA GAAGACCTACACCCTCAACACTGGCGCCAAGATCCCCGCCATTGGTTTGGGAACATGGCAGTCCAAGCCTAATGAGGTCCGCGTGGCCGTGAAGGACGCCCTTCTCGCCGGCTACCGCCACATTGACACCGCTCTGGCTTACGGCAATGAGGCCGAGGTTGGTGCTGGTATCAAAGATTCCGGCGTGCCCCGCGAAGAGATTTGGATCACCACCAAGCTGGATAACCCCTGGCACAAGCGCGTGGCTGAGGGTATTGATTCCTCTCTCAAGGACCTCGGCACCGATTATGTCGACCTCTACTTGGTTCACTGGCCCAGCTCCACCGACCCTAATGACTTGTCTAAGCACCTGCCCGACTGGGACTTCATCAAGACTTG GCAAGAAGTGCAGAAGCTGCCTGCCACCGGCAAGGTCCGCAACATCGGTGTCTCTAACTTCGGAATTAAGAATCTGGAGAGGCTCCTGAATGATCCCAGCTGCAAGATCGTGCCCGCTGTTAACCAGATTGAGCTGCACCCCAACAACCCCTCCCCCAAGCTGGTCGCCTACAACACCTCCAAGGGCATCCACTCCACTGGTTACTCCTGCCTGGGCTCCACAAACTCGCCCTTGTACAAGGATCCCACTCTCCTGAAGATCGCGGAGCAGAAGGGAAAGACCCCTCAACAAGTGCTCCTCGTTTGGGGTATCCAGAAGGGATGGAGTGTCATTCCAAAGTCCGTGAGCAAGTCTCGCATTGAGGCCAACTTTGATATTAATGGCTGGGAGTTGACTGCCGATGAGGTGAACCAGCTCGACAATCTGAAGGACCGCTTCAAGGTCTGCGGTGACGCCTGGCTTCCCATCAAGGTGTTCTTTGGCGATGACGAGTAA